One Streptomyces lincolnensis genomic region harbors:
- the tadA gene encoding tRNA adenosine(34) deaminase TadA: MRLALDEAGRAGPDVPVGAVVLGPDGTTVLGAGHNEREATGDPTGHAEVLAIRRAATEVGAWRLTGCTLVVTLEPCTMCAGALVQSRVDRVVYGARDDKAGAAGSLWDVVRDRRLNHRPEVIEGVLAEECARLLTDFFRSR, from the coding sequence ATGCGGCTCGCCCTGGACGAGGCCGGGCGGGCCGGCCCGGACGTGCCGGTGGGAGCCGTCGTCCTGGGGCCGGACGGCACCACCGTGCTCGGGGCCGGACACAACGAACGCGAGGCCACCGGCGATCCGACCGGCCACGCCGAGGTCCTCGCGATCCGCCGGGCCGCCACCGAGGTCGGCGCGTGGCGGCTGACCGGCTGCACGCTCGTCGTGACGCTGGAACCCTGCACGATGTGCGCCGGCGCCCTCGTGCAGTCCCGGGTCGACCGCGTGGTCTACGGCGCCCGGGACGACAAGGCGGGCGCGGCCGGCTCCCTGTGGGACGTCGTCCGCGACCGGCGGCTCAACCACCGGCCCGAGGTCATCGAGGGCGTGCTCGCCGAGGAGTGCGCCCGGCTTCTCACCGACTTCTTCCGAAGCCGCTGA
- a CDS encoding peptidoglycan-binding protein encodes MSRWNELPAELHPHVHQLIVRLRRLKDGSELSTRRLAARTGYSAKSWQRYLNGRSLPPREAVEAMARIGGEDPTRLLALHEIAVQRWAEGRTVTTGAPENPSATPADAPAPAKPQPYGRHLRVAVAAGAVVTVLSVSVALVLAVRLTEARAQLARERGGAAATAPATWSESMVPVLYTCRLKQRDGRWYAGLSRTTDVLLSNTQVGLEVAEAQCLLRRAGAEPGDIDGSFGPKTRRAVERMQKQNGLIVNGVIDPPTWQALREADPK; translated from the coding sequence GTGTCGCGCTGGAACGAACTGCCCGCAGAACTGCATCCGCACGTCCACCAGTTGATCGTGCGACTGCGACGGCTGAAGGACGGCAGTGAACTGAGCACGCGGCGACTGGCCGCGAGGACCGGGTACAGCGCGAAGTCGTGGCAGCGGTATCTGAACGGCAGGTCCCTGCCGCCGCGGGAGGCCGTCGAGGCGATGGCCCGTATCGGCGGTGAGGATCCGACCCGGCTGCTGGCCCTGCACGAGATCGCCGTCCAACGCTGGGCGGAGGGGCGGACCGTCACCACCGGTGCCCCCGAGAACCCCTCCGCGACACCGGCGGACGCCCCCGCCCCCGCGAAGCCGCAGCCGTACGGGCGTCATCTGCGCGTCGCGGTCGCGGCGGGAGCCGTGGTCACGGTGCTGTCCGTCTCCGTGGCGCTCGTGCTGGCGGTGCGGCTCACCGAGGCCCGTGCCCAGCTCGCGCGCGAGCGCGGCGGTGCTGCCGCGACGGCCCCGGCCACCTGGTCGGAGTCCATGGTGCCGGTCCTCTACACCTGTCGGCTGAAACAGCGTGACGGCCGCTGGTACGCGGGCCTGAGCCGGACCACGGACGTCCTCCTGTCCAACACCCAGGTGGGGCTCGAAGTGGCCGAGGCGCAGTGCCTGCTGCGCCGGGCGGGAGCGGAGCCGGGGGACATCGACGGCTCCTTCGGACCCAAGACACGGCGAGCGGTCGAACGCATGCAGAAGCAGAACGGGCTGATCGTGAACGGAGTCATCGACCCGCCCACCTGGCAGGCCCTGCGGGAGGCGGATCCGAAGTGA
- a CDS encoding helix-turn-helix domain-containing protein → MTAEHTRLIAVLRELRAGAGLSLAALAERTAYSKSSWERYLNGKSLPPRQAVRELCRLANEPDGRLLALWEIAESQWSGRAVARAAAPDADEPSRPHPQEAPPPAGTWRRRLGGRRLLVALASVYTMIVGGVAALLFLLLPDSKAQEDEPRPASVPFSLAPQCHGAACEGRDPMRLICGVGPDTLASHRTATGAHVELRHSRKCGASWARAWGTEIGDRLDVTAGGPTYGVRVRNKDDAATFVYTGMAEVRSGSTVRACFLPASADGERECFDARVGGAATTTRPPSPPVASGQ, encoded by the coding sequence GTGACCGCGGAACACACCCGGCTGATCGCGGTGCTGCGGGAGCTGCGGGCCGGTGCGGGGCTGAGCCTGGCGGCGCTGGCGGAGCGAACGGCGTACAGCAAGTCCTCGTGGGAGCGCTACCTCAACGGCAAGAGCCTGCCCCCTCGCCAGGCCGTACGGGAACTGTGCCGGCTCGCGAACGAACCGGACGGGCGGCTGCTGGCCCTGTGGGAGATCGCCGAGTCGCAGTGGAGCGGACGCGCGGTGGCCCGCGCAGCCGCCCCTGACGCGGACGAGCCGTCGCGGCCGCACCCTCAGGAGGCGCCACCACCCGCCGGGACCTGGCGGCGGCGACTTGGCGGGCGCAGGCTCCTGGTGGCGCTGGCGTCGGTGTACACGATGATCGTCGGTGGTGTCGCGGCGCTGCTGTTCCTCCTGCTGCCGGACTCGAAGGCTCAGGAGGACGAACCGCGGCCGGCCTCCGTCCCGTTCTCCCTCGCTCCCCAGTGCCACGGAGCCGCCTGCGAAGGCCGGGACCCGATGCGCCTGATCTGCGGCGTCGGCCCCGACACCCTCGCCTCGCACCGCACGGCCACCGGCGCCCACGTCGAGCTGCGCCACAGCAGGAAGTGCGGTGCGAGCTGGGCCCGGGCCTGGGGGACCGAGATCGGCGACCGGCTGGACGTCACGGCGGGCGGACCGACGTACGGCGTGCGCGTCAGGAACAAGGACGACGCGGCGACCTTCGTCTACACCGGGATGGCCGAGGTCCGTTCCGGCAGCACCGTCCGGGCCTGCTTCCTGCCCGCGTCGGCCGACGGCGAACGGGAGTGCTTCGATGCCCGCGTGGGCGGGGCCGCCACCACGACCCGGCCGCCCTCACCTCCGGTGGCGTCAGGCCAGTGA
- a CDS encoding PLDc N-terminal domain-containing protein — protein MTLGLVAVIGVLYVQTLLDCVRTPAAQVRYVPKLLWLLFLLHAPILGALIWTYFGKRPERAGEVSSMSLA, from the coding sequence ATGACCTTGGGACTCGTGGCCGTCATCGGCGTGCTGTACGTGCAGACCCTGCTCGACTGCGTCCGCACCCCGGCGGCGCAGGTCCGCTACGTACCGAAACTGCTGTGGCTGCTCTTCCTCCTCCACGCCCCCATCCTCGGTGCCCTCATCTGGACCTACTTCGGCAAGCGGCCCGAGCGGGCGGGCGAGGTGTCGTCGATGTCACTGGCCTGA
- a CDS encoding Dabb family protein — translation MIRHLVLFKLNEGVERDDPRVVAGEAAFRALGEQIEELRFWELGWNISERPIAYDFAINSAVEDTGALKRYLEHPAHQEGVALWREFATWVVADYEF, via the coding sequence ATGATCCGCCACCTCGTCCTCTTCAAGCTCAACGAGGGTGTCGAGCGCGACGACCCACGGGTCGTGGCGGGGGAGGCGGCCTTCCGGGCCCTCGGCGAGCAGATCGAGGAGCTGCGGTTCTGGGAGCTCGGCTGGAACATCAGCGAGCGGCCCATCGCCTACGACTTCGCCATCAACTCCGCGGTCGAGGACACCGGCGCCCTGAAGCGGTACCTGGAGCATCCCGCCCACCAGGAGGGCGTCGCCCTGTGGCGGGAGTTCGCCACCTGGGTGGTCGCCGACTACGAGTTCTGA
- a CDS encoding RNA polymerase sigma factor SigF — MTDELTDEEVALTVSASTAPPQQVAAATPQRSRGADTRALTQVLFAQLKGLQPGTPEHNRVRGALIEANLPLVRYAAARFRSRNEPMEDVIQVGTIGLINAIDRFDADRGVQFPTFAMPTVIGEIKRYFRDNVRTVHVPRRLHELWVQVNGATEDLTTTFGRTPTTGEIAERLRITEEEVLSCIEAGRSYHATSLEAAQEGDGLPGILDRLGYEDPALDGVEHRDLVRHLLVQLPEREQRILLLRYYSNLTQSQISAELGVSQMHVSRLLARSFQRLRSANRIEA, encoded by the coding sequence TTGACGGATGAGTTGACCGATGAAGAGGTGGCGTTGACCGTGTCGGCCAGTACTGCGCCGCCCCAACAGGTTGCGGCAGCCACTCCCCAACGCAGCCGAGGCGCCGACACCCGGGCCCTCACCCAGGTGCTCTTCGCGCAGCTCAAGGGCTTGCAGCCGGGCACCCCGGAGCACAACCGGGTGCGCGGGGCCCTCATCGAGGCCAACCTCCCGCTCGTGCGCTACGCGGCCGCCCGCTTCCGCTCCCGCAACGAGCCGATGGAGGACGTCATCCAGGTCGGCACCATCGGGCTGATCAACGCCATCGACCGCTTCGACGCGGACCGGGGTGTGCAGTTCCCGACGTTCGCCATGCCGACCGTCATCGGCGAGATCAAGCGGTACTTCCGGGACAACGTCCGCACGGTCCACGTACCGCGCCGGCTGCACGAGCTGTGGGTGCAGGTCAACGGCGCCACCGAGGACCTGACGACCACCTTCGGGCGCACTCCGACCACCGGCGAGATCGCCGAGCGGCTGCGCATCACCGAGGAGGAGGTGCTGTCCTGCATCGAGGCCGGGCGGTCGTACCACGCCACCTCGCTGGAGGCCGCGCAGGAGGGCGACGGGCTGCCGGGGATCCTCGACCGGCTCGGCTACGAGGACCCGGCGCTGGACGGCGTGGAGCACCGTGACCTCGTCCGGCATCTGCTGGTCCAACTCCCGGAACGCGAACAGCGAATTCTGCTGCTGCGCTACTACAGCAATCTCACCCAGTCGCAGATCAGTGCGGAACTCGGCGTCTCCCAGATGCATGTCTCACGGCTACTCGCGCGTAGCTTCCAGCGGCTGCGATCCGCCAATCGGATCGAGGCATAA
- a CDS encoding RNA polymerase sigma factor SigF, translating to MSADQGSSKVLTLTKSEAAPALDDVTAVEAVTAPAIPTSGAIDTRTLSRSLFLRLAALDENSPERAYVRDTLIELNLPLVRYAAARFRSRNEPMEDIVQVGTIGLIKAIDRFDCERGVEFPTFAMPTVVGEIKRFFRDTSWSVRVPRRLQELRLALTKASDELSQKLDRSPTVAELATVLGVSEEDVVDGLAVGNAYTASSLDSPAPEDDGGEGSLADRLGYEDTALEGVEYRESLKPLLAKLPPRERQIIMLRFFANMTQSQIGEEVGISQMHVSRLLTRTLAQLREGLISD from the coding sequence ATGTCCGCAGACCAGGGCAGCTCGAAGGTGCTCACGCTCACGAAGAGCGAGGCTGCGCCCGCGCTCGACGACGTTACGGCCGTCGAGGCCGTCACGGCCCCGGCCATCCCGACCTCGGGAGCCATCGACACCCGCACCCTGTCCCGCTCCCTTTTCCTGCGGCTCGCCGCACTCGACGAGAACAGCCCCGAGCGTGCCTACGTCCGGGACACCCTCATCGAGCTCAACCTCCCGCTGGTCCGCTACGCGGCCGCTCGCTTCCGCTCGCGGAACGAGCCGATGGAGGACATCGTCCAGGTCGGCACCATCGGCCTGATCAAGGCGATCGACCGCTTCGACTGCGAACGGGGCGTGGAGTTCCCGACGTTCGCGATGCCGACGGTGGTCGGCGAGATCAAGCGGTTCTTCCGCGACACCTCGTGGTCGGTGCGCGTCCCGCGCCGGCTCCAGGAGCTGCGGCTGGCGCTCACCAAGGCCAGCGACGAGCTCTCCCAGAAGCTCGACCGCTCTCCCACGGTGGCGGAACTCGCCACGGTGCTGGGCGTGTCCGAGGAGGACGTCGTCGACGGCCTCGCGGTCGGCAACGCCTACACCGCCTCCTCGCTGGACTCCCCGGCCCCGGAGGACGACGGCGGCGAGGGCTCCCTCGCGGACCGCCTCGGCTACGAGGACACCGCCCTGGAGGGCGTCGAGTACCGGGAGTCGCTGAAGCCGCTGCTGGCCAAGCTGCCGCCCCGTGAGCGGCAGATCATCATGCTGCGCTTCTTCGCCAACATGACCCAGTCGCAGATCGGCGAGGAGGTCGGCATCTCCCAGATGCACGTCTCCCGGCTGCTCACCCGCACGCTGGCCCAGCTGCGGGAAGGACTCATCTCCGACTGA
- a CDS encoding MarR family winged helix-turn-helix transcriptional regulator: MAEQAQYEELIRQFSAFGAVKRELGRIMPSGCPSGSGAVLTLLERHGDMRMSKLAELLAVDMSVTSRHVAHVAERGWIQRSPDPADKRSRILRLTPAGRAQLEELSRRTGRLLAERLGDWSDEEVAQLTALMARLRASFDDCRAVPAALPADTEPRPPASPVLEPSPRTPATTQ; this comes from the coding sequence ATGGCCGAGCAGGCGCAGTACGAGGAGCTGATCCGTCAGTTCAGCGCCTTCGGCGCCGTGAAGCGGGAGCTGGGACGGATCATGCCGTCCGGCTGCCCGAGCGGTTCCGGCGCCGTGCTGACGCTGCTGGAGCGCCACGGGGACATGCGCATGAGCAAGCTCGCGGAGCTGCTCGCCGTGGACATGTCGGTCACCAGCCGCCATGTCGCCCACGTGGCCGAGCGGGGCTGGATCCAGCGCTCCCCCGACCCGGCCGACAAGCGCTCCCGCATCCTGCGCCTGACGCCCGCGGGCCGGGCGCAGCTGGAGGAGCTGTCCCGGCGGACCGGCCGGCTGCTGGCCGAGCGGCTGGGCGACTGGAGCGACGAGGAGGTGGCCCAGCTGACCGCGCTCATGGCGCGGCTGAGGGCGAGCTTCGACGACTGTCGTGCCGTGCCCGCCGCGCTCCCCGCCGACACCGAGCCCCGGCCCCCCGCATCCCCCGTTCTCGAACCGTCTCCCCGTACACCCGCGACCACCCAGTAA